From Streptomyces sp. SCSIO 75703:
ACCGAAGCGCACGGACACGCAGGTGCGCGGACACGCAGGTGCGCGGACACGGAAACCTCCGTGGACGGAGCGGTCCGTGGCTGGAGCGGTCCGTGGAGGACACCGCCGCACCCGCCGGTGCGGGGACGGACGACGATCACGGGGGTACGGCATGCATCCGACGGTGAAGCCCGCGCTCAGGCGCGGCTGGCGTGACCTCAGCACGGCACAGTTCGGCATGACACCGGCCCACGCGCTGGCCCTCGGCCCGCTGGACGGGGCGACCGGCAGCTTCCTCGACCTGCTCAACGGCACCCGGGGGACGGACCTGCTCCGCGAGGAGGGCCGCCGGATGGATCTGCCGGACGGCCACGTCGACCGGCTGCTGGAGCGGCTGACCCGGGCCGGCCTCCTCGACGACGCCCGGGGCGGCGGGCCGGCCGCCGACGCCCTGCGGGAGCGCGGCGAGGTCCTCGACCGTCTCCGCCCCGACCTCGCCTCCCTCTCCCTGACCACGACCCGGCCGGGCGACGCGATCGACCGCCTGGCCGCCCGCGCGTCGCTGCGCGTGCGGGTACGGGGTGCGGGCCGGGTCGGGACGCTGCTGGCCTCGGTACTGGCGGGCGCGGGCGTCGGCGAGGTCGACGTGCGCGACGGCGGCCGCGTGGAGCCGTGGGACGTCACGCCGGGCGGGCTGCCCGCCGAAACGGTCGGCGACCGGCGGGACGAGGCGGCCCGGCGGGCGGTGCGGCGGGCGGCTCCCTCACGGCCACCCCGCCGGAGCACCGCGACACCGCCCGAGGACGACGGGCCCGGCTTCGCCCTGGTGATCCTCGCCCCGCGTGACGACGTCGCGGTGCACGCCCCCGACCCCCTCGGCGCCCACTTCCTCATGGCCTCGGGGACCCCGCATCTGTACGCGGGCGTCGTGGAGGGCACGGGGGTGGTCGGCCCGCTGGTGCTGCCCGGGGAGACGGGCTGCGCCGGGTGCCTTCAGGCCGACCGCGCCGAGCGGGACCCGGTCTGGCCCCGGCTCGTCGCCCAGTGGCGTTCGGGCGGGCAGCGGCAGGTGCGGGCCTGCGACCTCACGCTGGCCACCACGGTCGCCGGGCTGGCGGCGGCACACGCCCTGGCCTTCCTCGACGGCCGGACGCCGTCCTCGGCCGGTGCCCGGTGGGAGGCCGCGCTGCCCGCATTGGAGTGGCGGACGCGCCCGGTCCCCGGCCATCCGGGGTGTCCGTGCGGAGCCGCCGGCACGAGCGCCACGACAGGGGAACACGGCACAGCCGACGGGGAACGCCGCCCCGCCGAGGGGGCCGGAGGCGGGGCCGGGGAGCACACCGGCCGGGCCGTCGGGAAAGGTAAGGGGAAACACACCTCCGAAGAGGGGGGTGAGCGCGAGACAATGGCGGAGCACTGGCCGTCGGCGAGAGTACGCCGTGTGGCACGGACGGCGCGGCCGGCTGGGACTTGGAGGGCGCATGTCTGATCTTCCCCGGAAGGCGGTCACCCGGACCGCCAAGCTCGCCGCGCTCCCGCTCGGCTTCGCCGGGCGGGCGACCTGGGGACTCGGCAAGCGGATCGTGGGCGAATCCGCGGAGATCGTCGGTCAGCAGTTGCAGCAGCGCACGGCGGAGCAGCTCTTCAAGGTGCTCGGGGAGCTGAAGGGCGGCGCGATGAAGTTCGGCCAGGCCCTGTCCGTCTTCGAGTCCGCGCTGCCCGAGGAGGTCGCGGGCCCCTACCGGGCGGCCTTGACCAAACTGCAGGAGGCGGCGCCTCCGATGCCGACCCGCACGGTGCACAAGGTGCTCGGGGAGCGGCTCGGCGAGGACTGGCGTGAGATGTTCACGGAGTTCGAGGACAAGCCCGCCGCCGCGGCCTCGATCGGCCAGGTGCACCGGGCGATCTGGCACGACGGCCGCGAGGTGGCGGTCAAGGTGCAGTACCCGGGCGCCGGAGAGGCCCTGCTGTCGGACCTGAACCAGCTCAGCCGCTTCGCCCGGCTCCTGGGCCCCCTCGTGCCCGGCATGGACGTCAAGCCGCTGATCACGGAACTGAAGGACCGCGTCGCCGAGGAACTCGACTACGACCTGGAGGCCGCGGCCCAGCGCTCCCACGCCGGGGAGTTCGCCGACGACCCGGACATCGTCGTCCCGGACGTGGTGCACCAGACCGAGCAGGTCCTGATCACCGAGTGGATCGACGGCGTCCCCCTGTCGGAGATCATCACGGACGGCACCCGGGAGCAGCGGGACCGGGCCGGGCAGCTCCTGGCCCACTTCCTCTTCTCCGGCCCCGCCCGCACCGGCCTGCTCCACGCCGACCCGCACCCGGGCAACTTCCGGCTGCTGCCCGGCGGTCCGCTCGGGGAGGACGACTGGCGGCTCGGCGTCCTCGACTTCGGCACCGTCGACAGGCTCCCGGGCGGGCTGCCCGCCCCCATCGGGGAGTCCCTGCGGATGTCCCTGGACGGCGAGGCCGAAGCGGTCTACGAGCGGCTCTGCGCGGAGGGCTTCGTCAAGGAGTCCATCGAGCTGGACCCGGACGCCGTCCTGGATTACCTGTCGCCGATCATCGAGCCGGCCCGCGTCGACGCCTTCACCTTCACCCGCGGCTGGATGCGCGGGCAGGCGGCCCGCATCGCCGACCCCCGCTCCCCCGCCTACCAGCTCGCCAAGCAGCTCAACCTGCCCCCCTCCTACCTGCTGATCCACCGGGTGACCCTGAGCACCATCGGCGTGCTGTGCCAGTTGGGCGCGACGGTGCGGCTGCGCGACGAACTGGAGGAGTGGCTGACCGGGTTCGCGCCGGAGGAGACGGACGACGAGGTGGCGCGGCCCGCGGCGGAGGGCTGACGCCCTTTCGGACATGCCGCGGGGGCCGGTCCGTGCGGACGGACCGGCCCCCGGGAGGTGAGCCTCGCCTCCCGCGCGGGGAGGCCACCGGCTTCGGGTGGGACGGGTT
This genomic window contains:
- a CDS encoding TOMM precursor leader peptide-binding protein; protein product: MHPTVKPALRRGWRDLSTAQFGMTPAHALALGPLDGATGSFLDLLNGTRGTDLLREEGRRMDLPDGHVDRLLERLTRAGLLDDARGGGPAADALRERGEVLDRLRPDLASLSLTTTRPGDAIDRLAARASLRVRVRGAGRVGTLLASVLAGAGVGEVDVRDGGRVEPWDVTPGGLPAETVGDRRDEAARRAVRRAAPSRPPRRSTATPPEDDGPGFALVILAPRDDVAVHAPDPLGAHFLMASGTPHLYAGVVEGTGVVGPLVLPGETGCAGCLQADRAERDPVWPRLVAQWRSGGQRQVRACDLTLATTVAGLAAAHALAFLDGRTPSSAGARWEAALPALEWRTRPVPGHPGCPCGAAGTSATTGEHGTADGERRPAEGAGGGAGEHTGRAVGKGKGKHTSEEGGERETMAEHWPSARVRRVARTARPAGTWRAHV
- a CDS encoding AarF/ABC1/UbiB kinase family protein gives rise to the protein MSDLPRKAVTRTAKLAALPLGFAGRATWGLGKRIVGESAEIVGQQLQQRTAEQLFKVLGELKGGAMKFGQALSVFESALPEEVAGPYRAALTKLQEAAPPMPTRTVHKVLGERLGEDWREMFTEFEDKPAAAASIGQVHRAIWHDGREVAVKVQYPGAGEALLSDLNQLSRFARLLGPLVPGMDVKPLITELKDRVAEELDYDLEAAAQRSHAGEFADDPDIVVPDVVHQTEQVLITEWIDGVPLSEIITDGTREQRDRAGQLLAHFLFSGPARTGLLHADPHPGNFRLLPGGPLGEDDWRLGVLDFGTVDRLPGGLPAPIGESLRMSLDGEAEAVYERLCAEGFVKESIELDPDAVLDYLSPIIEPARVDAFTFTRGWMRGQAARIADPRSPAYQLAKQLNLPPSYLLIHRVTLSTIGVLCQLGATVRLRDELEEWLTGFAPEETDDEVARPAAEG